In Phoenix dactylifera cultivar Barhee BC4 chromosome 11, palm_55x_up_171113_PBpolish2nd_filt_p, whole genome shotgun sequence, the following are encoded in one genomic region:
- the LOC103714605 gene encoding photosystem II repair protein PSB27-H1, chloroplastic, with protein sequence MASPSLLTPPTTKRTPPPVASSLPSKPLVSSATMTSARPIARRELAISMAAGVLSTSAMLILPAAAPPAAVAASDEEYVRETSEVIGKVRSTINMDRADPNVAAAVADLREASNVWVAKYRREKALLGRTSFRDMYSALNAVSGHYISFGPTAPIPAKRKARILEEMDTAEKALLRGR encoded by the coding sequence ATGGCATCTCCATCCCTCCTGACTCCGCCAACCACCAAGCGGACGCCGCCACCCGTTGCTTCTTCTCTCCCATCCAAACCTTTGGTTTCCTCGGCCACCATGACCAGCGCCCGGCCCATTGCCCGGCGGGAGCTTGCGATCTCGATGGCGGCCGGAGTACTGTCCACTTCGGCGATGCTGATTCTCCCAGCGGCGGCCCCACCTGCGGCAGTGGCGGCTTCGGATGAGGAGTACGTGAGGGAGACGTCGGAGGTGATCGGCAAGGTGCGGTCGACGATCAACATGGACCGCGCCGACCCGAACGTGGCGGCGGCAGTGGCGGATCTGCGGGAGGCGTCCAACGTGTGGGTGGCTAAGTACCGGCGGGAGAAGGCGCTGCTGGGGCGAACCTCCTTCAGGGACATGTACTCGGCGCTGAACGCCGTGTCCGGCCACTACATCAGCTTCGGGCCCACCGCCCCCATCCCGGCCAAGCGCAAGGCCCGCATCCTCGAGGAGATGGACACCGCCGAGAAGGCTCTGCTCAGGGGGAGATAG